A section of the Piliocolobus tephrosceles isolate RC106 chromosome 14, ASM277652v3, whole genome shotgun sequence genome encodes:
- the TMEM252 gene encoding transmembrane protein 252: MQNRTGLVLCALALLMGFLMVCLGAFLISWDSIFNCRGSLIAAYLLLPLGFVILLSGIFWSNYRQVTERKGVLRHVLGQHLAHGALPLATVDRPDFYPPAYEESLEVEKQNCPAEREASGIPPPLYTETGLEFQDGNDSHPEAPPSYRESIAGLVVTATLEDAQRQGQEC, from the exons ATGCAGAACAGAACTGGCCTCGTTCTCTGTGCTCTTGCCCTCCTGATGGGTTTCCTGATGGTCTGCCTGGGGGCCTTCCTCATTTCCTGGGACTCCATATTCAACTGTCGGGGGAGCCTGATTGCGGCCTATTTGCTTCTGCCTCTGGGATTTGTGATCCTTCTGAGTGGAATTTTCTGGAGCAACTACCGCCAGGTGACTGAACGCAAAGGAGTGTTGAGGCATGTGCTTGGACAACACCTTGCTCATGGGGCCCTGCCCCTGGCCACAGTGGACAG GCCAGACTTTTACCCTCCAGCTTATGAAGAGAGCCTTGAGGTGGAAAAGCAGAACTGTCCTGCAGAGAGAGAGGCCTCTGGCATTCCTCCACCTCTATATACAGAGACGGGCCTGGAATTCCAGGATGGAAATGACTCCCACCCAGAGGCCCCACCATCTTATAGAGAGTCCATAGCCGGCCTGGTGGTGACAGCAACCTTAGAGGATGCCCAGAGGCAAGGCCAAGAGTGCTGA